A genomic region of Deltaproteobacteria bacterium contains the following coding sequences:
- a CDS encoding methylenetetrahydrofolate--tRNA-(uracil(54)-C(5))-methyltransferase (FADH(2)-oxidizing) TrmFO produces the protein MSGRVTIVGGGLAGCEAAWQLARRGIGVDLYEMRPQRGTEAHLTDRLAELVCSNSFRNATLETAVGLLKEEMRRLGSLVMRVADATRVPAGACLAVDRLHFATGITQAVEALPAVRVIREEVAEIPAELTIVATGPLTSPALSEALQRVLGTRHLYFYDAVAPIVTAESIDMGVAWKASRYDKGGEDYINCPLDRGQYHAFVEAVVSAEKVPTRDFERCIYFEGCMPIEEMARRGRDTLAFGPMRPVGLVDPRSGGRPHACVQLRQDDAEGRLFNMVGFQTKMTYPEQRRVFRMIPGLAQAEFVRLGSLHRNTFIDAPALLLPSLQVIGRRRLLLAGQLVGVEGYVESAATGLLAGLNAGRLLDGQAPLVPPRTTALGSLLAYVTQRGKKSFQPMNANYGLFPPLARALRGRDKKLAMAERALAELMRWRESAHLGDEPAGCQSVA, from the coding sequence GTGAGCGGACGGGTCACCATCGTCGGGGGCGGCCTCGCCGGCTGCGAGGCCGCCTGGCAGCTCGCCCGGCGCGGCATCGGCGTCGACCTCTACGAGATGCGCCCGCAGCGCGGCACCGAGGCGCACCTGACGGACCGCCTGGCCGAGCTCGTGTGCTCGAACTCCTTTCGCAACGCGACCCTCGAGACGGCGGTGGGGCTGCTCAAGGAGGAGATGCGGCGCCTCGGCTCGCTCGTCATGCGCGTCGCGGACGCGACCCGCGTGCCCGCGGGCGCCTGCCTCGCCGTCGACCGGCTGCACTTCGCGACCGGCATCACGCAGGCGGTCGAGGCGCTGCCGGCAGTACGGGTCATCCGGGAAGAAGTGGCCGAGATCCCCGCCGAGCTCACCATCGTCGCCACGGGCCCGCTCACCTCGCCGGCGCTCTCCGAGGCCCTGCAGCGCGTCCTCGGCACGCGCCACCTCTACTTCTACGACGCCGTCGCGCCCATCGTGACCGCCGAGTCGATCGACATGGGCGTCGCGTGGAAGGCCTCGCGCTACGACAAGGGCGGCGAGGACTACATCAACTGCCCGCTCGACCGGGGTCAGTACCACGCCTTCGTCGAGGCGGTGGTGAGCGCCGAGAAGGTCCCGACGCGCGACTTCGAGCGCTGCATCTACTTCGAGGGCTGCATGCCGATCGAGGAGATGGCGCGCCGCGGGCGCGACACGCTCGCCTTCGGCCCGATGCGTCCCGTCGGCCTGGTCGACCCGCGCAGCGGCGGGCGCCCCCACGCCTGCGTCCAGCTCCGCCAGGACGACGCCGAGGGACGGCTCTTCAACATGGTCGGCTTCCAGACCAAGATGACCTATCCCGAGCAGCGGCGCGTCTTCCGCATGATCCCCGGGCTCGCGCAGGCGGAGTTCGTGCGCCTCGGAAGCCTCCACCGCAACACCTTCATCGACGCGCCGGCGCTCCTCCTCCCCTCGCTCCAGGTGATCGGGCGGCGGCGCCTCCTGCTGGCGGGGCAGCTGGTGGGCGTCGAGGGCTACGTCGAGTCGGCGGCGACGGGCCTGCTGGCGGGCCTGAACGCGGGGCGGCTCCTCGACGGCCAGGCGCCGCTCGTCCCGCCGCGTACGACCGCGCTCGGCTCGCTCCTCGCCTACGTCACCCAGCGCGGCAAGAAGTCGTTCCAGCCCATGAACGCGAACTACGGCCTCTTCCCGCCGCTCGCGCGAGCGCTGCGCGGGCGCGACAAGAAGCTCGCGATGGCAGAGCGCGCGCTCGCCGAGCTCATGCGCTGGCGGGAGAGCGCGCACCTGGGGGACGAGCCGGCGGGCTGCCAGTCGGTGGCGTGA